In Alosa sapidissima isolate fAloSap1 chromosome 5, fAloSap1.pri, whole genome shotgun sequence, the genomic stretch tgtgtgtctggtgtgtgaaCTGTGAAGATGTTTGTATAAAATGATGATGGGGAAAGGATTAAGTTTACGTTTGGGAATGTATTCTACTGTATCCTTAATATTTGTGTCCCTGCACCATTTTCTTCCATGTGGACTTAAatgtggttagtgtgtgtgtgtgtgtatgggatgaTGGGAAAATGACTAGGCAAACGTTTTGTCACAGCCATAAACTCCAGGGGGCGCCCATATTCCCCATAAAGATTAGGCTTGGCTGAATGACAGAAGAAGAAGAGTTTCCGGTGTACGTCACTGCGGAGGAAACAACATGGAGGTGCACATGGATAAGTTGATGTACTAATTTGAGTGTTTAAAGATCGTATGTCTAGATTGCTCGCCACAAGTACAACCACATTTGCAGGAGCTGACAGCGGGCAGGTAATAGTTGGAGATCAGCTGTGTTGAAATTAGCGTTGATTTATAGGTAACCAAACCTAACGAGCTGTTACAAGGTGACTCCATTAACGTTAACAGTTAATGTAACTAACCTATCCCACTCTGTTGTTAAAATTGTAGATGTTATTTAGCTAATCGTGCAAAATTGAGATGACTCTGACCTTACGTTTCGTCTCTCAGATTTAGAAACATGTCGCTCTTGGGGAAGTTGAGACCGCTGTTGTCGTTTCTTCAGGGTGAGTAACATTGCTGCTGCTTGATGTGGTAAGAATTAGGCTTCTGTGGAAAATGGGCTTCTGTCTACTTACAGTGCAAGTCAAAGGCAGCACAAACTACTCCAGAGCCTCTCTAGGTTACTCCGTTTGGGTAGATGTGTAATGTCACATTTCACAAGAATGTCTCATGCTGACATGTGATTTATGTTTATCTGCTACCTTGACAGTAGCATGTTGTTTTTTCACATCCTAAGTTACAGTTGTTATATGCAATTCGTTttatatgatgatgatgatgatgatattttGGAGTGCATAGCAGGGTGACTTGCTGCACCTGATTTGGTGGCCATGCACTAACATTAGCCTCTCCTGTTGCTGTTGTCTCTCCGTTTGCAGTTTCACCCGTCTCCCAGTGGTCCACTCCCGTCCTCTCCAGGACGATGGCCACCCTAAACCAGATGCATCGTCAGGGCAAGCCCACTTCCGGGCCACCGAAGGTCAGCGCTACGTTCGGACGGCCGCAGCTGAAAGCGGTGGTGCTGAAGACCATGATCCGCAAACCCAAAAAGCCCAACTCGGCCAACCGCAAGTGCGCCCGCGTCCGGCTGTCCAACGGCAAGGAGGCCGTGGTGTTCATCCCCGGCGAGGGGCACAACCTGCAGGAGCACAACGTGGTGTTGGTGCAGGGGGGCAGAACGCAGGACCTGCCCGGTGTCAAGCTGACTGTGGTCAGGGGCAAATATGACTGTGCCCACGTGGTGAAGAAAAAACAGTGATTTCAGGAAGAGGCGATGCTTGTTTGTGCACTGTATTTCATATTATAtattctgtgttgtgtgtgtgtgtgtgtgtgtgtttttgaatgtggaataaatgcagaggccaaatttccctcacaggatcaaaagagtaaatATACTTATAAACCGGGTCTTTGTCAGGTTGTTCATCTAATCTCCTGTGTTATTTTTgtctggtattatgacacctgtggggctgtggctagtaatttagcatgctaattcaggttgatatctc encodes the following:
- the mrps12 gene encoding 28S ribosomal protein S12, mitochondrial-like, whose translation is MSLLGKLRPLLSFLQVSPVSQWSTPVLSRTMATLNQMHRQGKPTSGPPKVSATFGRPQLKAVVLKTMIRKPKKPNSANRKCARVRLSNGKEAVVFIPGEGHNLQEHNVVLVQGGRTQDLPGVKLTVVRGKYDCAHVVKKKQ